The sequence TTTCGGACACCTGCCTTCTCTCAATTAGTTTACACAATCAAGATTTTTGTGTCCACTTTTTCATACTAACACCAACTCAACATAATCAGAAAATCTTTTTATTATTTTCTTTACTAAGATTTCTTCATTTAACCAATTTTCTAAATTATTTGTCTTTATTGATAATCCTATTATTAAATCTGTTATTTTTAATATCTTATTAGCTGAAAAAATATTTTCTCGTTTCCAATAATCGCTTATTACTTTAAATTCCTCTGTTTCTTTTATGAATAATTCATTATTATTAATAGGCTCAATTTCATTTTTGCTTAGAATAAATAAAATATATGTTTGTAACAAGAGATGATTTTCTGATGTTATTTTAATATTCAAATCCTTTTTTACATATTCTAAAAAATCAATGATTTTCTCACTCTTAGAAAAGAAATTTTCATATTCATTATTTAAATAATTATATACCTGACTATTTAAAATAATTTCTTTTAACAATTCTAATTTTTTATTTTCTTCTATTTGAGATTTTAAAATAAATCCTTTGTTTTTTTTATATTCTATTTCTTCTAATTCTAATTTTAATAAATTCAAATCCTTTTTTGCTGTAGTTAAAGATATTTCTAGCTTTTTAGAAAACTTTTGCAAATTAATTCCAAGATTAAAAAACAAAAGGAATTTCATCATTAAAAGGCGATCCGCTCTATCTATTATTTGGGTCATTTCTAGTAATGATAATATTTTTTTCTTTTCTTCTTCTGTCTTTATACGGTATATTTCTCCACTATTACATATCTTTATATTTATTTTTTCTAATATTTCATTTATTTTTTTTATATTATATTCAAATGTACGTTCTGAAATATTATTCTCTTTTACAAAACTACTAGAATTTATTTTTTCTTCTTTTAAAAGTTTTAGCAATATTTTTTTATTAAGAATCGTTAACATTTTTCTCCTTCCATATATTTCTAGTATATGTTACCATTTTTTTATAT comes from Sebaldella sp. S0638 and encodes:
- a CDS encoding helix-turn-helix domain-containing protein codes for the protein MLTILNKKILLKLLKEEKINSSSFVKENNISERTFEYNIKKINEILEKINIKICNSGEIYRIKTEEEKKKILSLLEMTQIIDRADRLLMMKFLLFFNLGINLQKFSKKLEISLTTAKKDLNLLKLELEEIEYKKNKGFILKSQIEENKKLELLKEIILNSQVYNYLNNEYENFFSKSEKIIDFLEYVKKDLNIKITSENHLLLQTYILFILSKNEIEPINNNELFIKETEEFKVISDYWKRENIFSANKILKITDLIIGLSIKTNNLENWLNEEILVKKIIKRFSDYVELVLV